In Carnobacteriaceae bacterium zg-84, the genomic window CTGTTACTAAGCGTTCAACTTTACCATTTCCTTCAACAGCTTGTACTGTTTGACCAAATGCTAATTTAATATTGTGATCTTTTAAGTTTTGGCTCATCAATTCTGTGAAATCTTTGTCATAGTATCCACCTAAACATGTTTCAGCAACATCTACTAAAGTAACTTCTTTACCTAAGCGTTCAAATGCTTCAGCAAGTTCTACACCAATATAACCCGCACCAACAACTGCAACACGTTTGATGTCTTTATTTTTTAATTTTTCAATCACTTCTTCAGAGTTTTGGTACAATTTAACAAATTGTAAGTTTTCTAAAGTTGCTTTAAATTCACGTGTACCTGGTACTAATTCAACACCTTTAATTGGTGGAATAATTGGTTGTGAACCTGTTGCTAAAATCAATTTTTCGTATGATTCAACATGTTTTTCAGTACCGTTAATCAGTACGTGAACTTCTTTTTTATCAAAATCAATTGATTCAACTGGTGAATTCATATAAACTTTTGCACCAGCAGCTTCTAATTTTTGTTTGTCTGAATAGAATAATCCTTCTGGACCTGCAATTTGTTTCCCAATCCATAAAGCCATTCCGCAACCTAAAAATGAAATATTTGAGTTTTGGTCAAATACAACAACTTCATTTTGATCGCCATAATTTCCTAAGATTGTATTGATACACGCTGTACCGGCATGGTTTGCTCCGACAACAACAATTTTACTCATCTGTTTATCCAACCTTTCTATTGTGAAAAATGTAATTTGCAATAGTATGATAACTCTTACTACACTACATAGTATAACACATTTTTTTTCTGTTGCAATCTTATTTATATACGTTTCCATATTTATTTTGGAGGTATTTTTCACCATATTTATCCAAAATTTTCAAGTTCTATAATAAAGTGTACTAGTCAATGTATTTAATAGTCTTTTCAACGATAGAAAAAGGTAGTGAATGAGAATAACCATTCACTACCTTTTATTTTTAGTATCTTCTTCTCGTCGTTTCTGTAGTTGTTTCAGTTGTCGTTGTTTGATTTTGTTTTCCTCTTGAAATGGTAATCGTTACTTCAACACCCTCTTTAATTACTGACCCTGCAGGAATAGATTGTTGGATCACAGTACCAACTGGATTTTCAGAATACTCTTGTTTTAGAATATATGTCACACCTAAGTCACTTAATTGATTTTCAACAAATTCTTTACTAGAGCCGTATAGATTTGGCATTGTAATTTCTTTTTTACCAATACTCACAAAAAATTTCACACTCGTTTGTGTTGGGTTTACTTTTGTTCCAGCTGTAATGGACTGATCGACAATATAGCCTTCTTTAACTGTATTACTATGAACCTCTTCTTTTGTGACATTAAATCCTTCAGAAACCAATTTCCCTTTGACTGTTTCAAATAATTGGTTAGTATAATTTTCAAAAGTAATTTCTCCCGAACTTACTGTAAAAGTAACAACGGTTCCTTTTGGTGTCACTTTCGTACCACTTTGGATACTTTGCGATATGATATATCCCGCTTTAACCGTTGCACTCGCTTCTGTTTTACGTTCAATGATATATCCTTTTTTTATCAGTTCTGTATAAATAGCACTGTATTCTTTATTCGTGTAGTCCTCAAATGTTTCCATATTTTCTCCTGAACTCACATATAAAATCACTTTGCTATTTTGTTTCACCACAGTATTACTTTTTGGATCTGTCTTAATTGCCATACCTTCTTTGACAGTATCACTTTTTTCTTTTTCTACTTTTTCAACAATTAACCCAATATCTGCTAACAATTTAGTAGCATCTACTTCTGTTTTTCCAACAACCTCTGGCACTTGGACATCTTTAGGTCTATTAGCTAGTAAAAACATTGTTCCTGCACCAATAACGAGCAAGGCAGCAAATAACATCGCAAACAAAACAAAACCTTTTTTACTCTTTTTCTTTTGCGGTTTAAATGTTGGCTTGGACGGGGGAGTCTTAGGTTTTACGACAACATTGCCACTCACATTACTAGGCTGTTTCACAACTGGTTTACCGCTAGGTTCTATAAATTTCTTTTCATTTTGTCGACTTAATTTTAGACAGGTTCTTAAATCTTGTAACATGCTCGTACATGACGGATAACGATATTTTGGATTTTTAGTAGTCGCTCTTAATAAAACATTTTCTAAACTTTGCGGTACTGTTTGAACAGCATTTTCAACAATACTCGGCATTGGACTTTGGAAATGTTTCATGGCAATAGATACAGCTGAATCTCCATTAAATGGCACTTCTCCCATAATCAATTCATACAAAATAATCCCTAAAGCATAAATATCAGATTGATTCGTAGCTGAGCCGCCTCTAGATTGTTCAGGTGAAAGGTAATGAATAGAGCCTACCAGAGTATTAGTTTGTGTAACGGCTGTATCACTCAATCCGATCGCAATACCAAAATCAGTAATTTTAATCACTCCGTCTTTTCTGATTAAAATATTTTGTGTTTTTAAGTCACGGTGAATAATCCCTTTATGATGCGCAACAGAAACAGCATTGACGACTTGTGTCATAATGTTGACAACTTCAACCAATGATAGTGGATAATGTTCACGAATATACTGCTTCAAATCAGTTCCGTCAACATGTTCCATAACTAAATATCTATTTTGCCCATCATCGTCTACGTCGTATAACTCTACAATATTTTCATGAACAAGTTCACTGACTGCACGTGCTTCACGTTGAAATCTTTTTAATGTTTTTTCATCATTATAAAAATCGTAGCGTAAAATTTTAACAGCGACTTGTCTATCCAAAATTAAATCTTTCGCTAAATAGACTGTTGCCGTACCACCGCTACCAATAAAACGTTCAAGTTTATAACGTTGACTTAGAACATCTCCAACTGCTACCATTATTACCCTCTCCTTTCATTTTGTTCTTCATATTTCATAATCAATACACTAATATTATCTCGTCCTCCAGCGACATTGGCTTTCTGTATCAATCCTTTGACACGATCATCAACTGCTGGATATTCTTTAAATGATGATGCAATTTCTTCATCTGAGAGCATGTCTGTTAATCCGTCGGAACAAATCAATATACCGTCATTATCTATCAAAGTCACTGTTGTAACATCTATTTGTACTGTTTTTTTATTACCAACAGCTCTTGTAATGACATGCTTCATCGGATGATTTTTAGCTTCTTCTTCATTTAAACCACCTAAAGCTAACAAATCATTCACAAGTGTATGATCATACGTTACTTGTTTAATAGCCCCGTGTCGATAAACATACACACGACTATCTCCCACATGTGCTGTAATCAATTTATCATCTATCATAATCGCACAGACAATCGTTGTTGACATACCTTTTAAATCTGAGAAACGATTTGCTTGATTAAATATTAGCTCATTAACTTCTTCTATTCGTGATGTTAACCAATGGGAAATAGTATCCATAGTGATGTCTTTTTCTTGTTTCCACATATCTCCCATATATGTTAAAGCTGTTTTGCTTGCAACTTCTCCAGATTGATGTCCCCCAACACCGTCGCATAAAACACATAAATATAAACCGTCTTTATTTTGAAAAACGTCAACGGCGTCTTCATTTATGACACGTTTCATACCTACATCTGTTTGAAAAGCTATTTTCATTGGTACACCTCCATTCTATTTTATACGTTTCAAACAACAAATATAAAACCCATCTGTGCCGAACATATGTGGTAATATACTAATTTCTCCGTATTCAGTATAACATTCTTTTGGTAATTTTAAATCATATAATGGCACTCTCTCAAAATTAGTATGTGTTTTTAAAAATTGTGCCATTCGTTTTTCGTTTTCTTCCAAAGTCACGGTACACGTACTATAAATTAAACGTCCTCCAACGGCAACTTTAGGAAAGACACTTTCAAGAATATCCTCTTGTATAGCAGAAAGTGAGGAAATTGTATCAAACACTTTACTATATTTAATATCTGGTTTACGCCGCATCAATCCTAAACCGGAGCACGGAGCATCTACAAACACCTTATCAAAATAATTATCTGAAAAAGACGACACATCTCGAGCATCTTTTATCATAGCCTCCACAACATCATCTACGTGAAGTCGTTTTGCATTTTCTTCAATCAATTTGATTTTATGTTCGTATAAATCCAATGCATAGACTATACCACCCTTTTCTTTATTTAAAAAATGAGCGATATGTGTTGTTTTTCCACCTGGTGCCGCACATGCATCTAATACTTTATCACTTTCCTCCAAGGCTCCACACAATGCAACAAGCATTGAACTTTCATCTTGAATCGTAATATCTCCTTGTAAAAATAAAGATGTTTGCGCAACATGCCCCGAATGTATACGTATACCATTTGGTGCCAATGGACTTTTTTCACACATAAATGTCTGACTTAATTGATTTATTGCTTTATCTACATCATATGCTCGAACAGATAGATAAGGTTTCTCGAGTAATGAGTATCCTATTTTTTCTGTTTCTTCTAAACCATAAAGTGTATCAAAATACGTCACTAGCCACATAGGCAAACTCGTACGTAGTGACACAACTTCTTTTGTTCTTGGTTGCATCATTAAATGAGATAAACGTTCTTTCCCATTTCTATCAATATTTCGCAACACACCATTCACAAAATTAACAATACTTTGACCAGCTTTGATTTTTGTAATTTCACTCGCTTCATTCAAAATAGCATATGCAGGAATTTTATCGAGAAATATCATTTGAAAAGTAGATAATCGTAAAATTGTTCGTAACCATAAAGGAATTGCTTTTTTTACATAAGGTTCTAGTAGATAATCCAATGTCAATCGTCTTTGTGTGACGCCGTAAACAATCTCTGTTAATAAATTAGCATCTATTGTAGATAAAGGTACTTCTTTTAAGACAGCATCTAACTTTAAATTGACATAAGCTTGATTTTGTTCGACATCTACTAAAATTTTCATGGCTAAATATCGTACTGTTTTTTTACGTTGTGCTTTTGTTAATTCGATTGACTTATTTTTCAAAACAATCTCCTTTTTCTAATCGAGCACCACTACCACGACAAAAATCAGCAATAGACATTTTTGATTTCCCAGACGGTTGTACTACTTTTAGTGATAATACTGTGTGCTCTCCACAAGCGACAAAAATTTCTGTATCTGTTATATTTATCATTGTTCCAACTGGTTCATTCGTCTGTTCTTGAACAGGAATAGCCTCCCATATTTTAAACCGTTCACCGTGCAATAATGTATAAGCACCCGGCCAACTATTCATAGCTCTAACTTGACGATTGATGTCAGTGGCAGTTTGATGCCAATTTATTTTTTCTTGTTCTCTTGAAATATTTGGTGAAAAAATCACTTTTGACTCATCTTGTTTGATTGGTTGTATAGTGTCTTCAAATAAACATGGTAAAGTTTCGATCAATAATTCTCTACCTAATAAGCTTAATGAATCAAATAACGTTTCTACAGTGTCTGTTTCTAAAATATCAATAGCTTTTTGATTTAATATATCTCCAGCATCCATTTTTGGTTCCATATACATAATACTTACACCCGTTTGTGTTTCTCCATTCATAATGGCATATTGGACAGGAGCTCCTCCTCTATATTTCGGTAACAAAGAAGCATGTACATTGATTGCACGATATGTTGGATGATTTAATAAAACAGACGGTAAAAATTGTCCGTAAGCTGCTGTGACAATTAAATCAATATCTAAAGATAAAAGTGTTTCTAACTCTTGCGAACCAACCAATTTCTCTGGTTGATACACATCAATGCCATGTAGCAACGCTTCACGTTTTACAGGAGAAGGAGTTAATACTTTTTTTCGCCCAACCAATCTATCTGGTTGTGTCACAACACCAATAACCTCATATTCACTTTCAACTAATGCTCTTAAAATGGGAACAGAAAATTCAGGTGTTCCCATAAATACTATTTTTTTAGACATATAAAACTCCTTTATCCAAGGCTCATGAAAAATTCATATAAAACTATTATATCAAGCAATAAAAAGACTTGCAAAGAATACTTCTGAAAAGCTCTAAAAAATTTGACTTATGAAAATCTATCTCCTATAATCTCTAAATGATATAAAAATGGAGGTAATTTTTATGCAGAAAAATTTTTCAAAAACAGTGATATTTTTATCTACTTTTATTTTGTGTGCTTGCTCAAATCAATCACAACAAAATATATCACATTCTGTCACAACAACGACAACACAACAAACAACTGCGCAGCAGACAATAATGAAACAATCTTCTACACAAACATCATCAACAGTTGATTATGACGTCAATGAGATTGTAGCATTAGTAAAAAAAGATTTTCCTGATTTTGACATTGAAAGTATCAGTTTAACATTAAATGTCCCTACTCCTTTATTTGAAGTAGACTTAATTGGTAATGATTCAGAAAAAACAATTCAAGTAAATACACAAACAAAAGATAAAGTCATTTTAAAGGAAGAGATGTTAGACAGTGATGAAAGAAATGGTGTTGAACGTCAAAAAGAAGCAATCAACACAAGTTCTTTATCTAGCATCACAAATGTTTTGAATGCTGTGAAACAAACATTAGCAGTAGATACTGTCACAAAAATCAGTCTGGATCAAGAATTAGGTATCACTTATTGGGAAGTAGAACTATATAGTGCCAACCAGAAAAAAGAAGTTAAAGTTGATAATGCAACATTAAAAGTTCTTGAGATTGATCATGATTAGTCACTATTTATTTAACAATACTCAAAAAGGCTTGAAAACATTGATTTCAAGCCTTTTTCAGACTGTTGACAAATTAAAATGTCGACAGTCTTTTTTCGTATCAGACGTTAAGTTGTACGGCTTACCACGATGTACACGATACATCGCTCGTTCTCTACCATGTGCGAGAACGAAGCCATTCGTACCACAACGTCTGATACGATAATAACGCTTAAAAGTGGTATAATAGAGATAAGAAAAAGGAGGGAAAAATCTATGTTTTATAAAGAAACTCACCCAAATGACGAAATCATATTAAACACATTGTCCGAATTAGTACCAAAAGACCATTTACTACGTAAAATTGATAAATCAATTGATTTCAATTTTATTTATGAGATTACTTCTCCTTATTATAGCCATACGAATGGTCGCAATAGTTTAGACCCTGTTGTTTTATTTAAATTGGTCTTTTTAAAAGATATTTATGGCATTAAATCCATGCGAGAAACCATTAAACGTGTCGAAACGGATGTAGCGTTTAGATGGTTTTTAAACCTCCCTTTCTCTAAACCTACCCCACATTATTCTACTTTCTCTCAAAATTATATTCGCCGTTTTCAAGGGACGTCTGTGTTTGAAGATATATTTAATACTATTGTACACCAAGCTATCTCACATCATTTAATTAGTGGGACAGCATTATTCACAGATTCCACACACATTAAAGCAAACGCCAATAAAAATAAATTTAGAAACGCCGTTATGGAAACCGTTCAAGAACGTAAGCGAGATTTAGAAAACGAAATCAACGCCGAACGAGAAGCTATTGGAAAAAAGCCTTTTAGCTACACAGATAAAATCATCTCTAAAAACATAAAAGAAAGTACGACTGATAAAGAAAGCGGATATTACCATCGGGATAATAAAGAAAAAGGATTTATGTACTTAGACCATCGTAGTGTCGATGGTAAACATAACTTTATTGTGGACTGCTTTATTACACCGGGGAACGTGCATGATAGCGTACCGTATGTGTCGCGATTAACGTATGTGATGGAAAAATTTAAATTTGATGTCAATTGTGTCGCGTTAGATAGCGGGTATTATAAAAAAGACATTTTAAAATTTTTAGAAGAGAAAAAGATATTTTCTGTGATTGGGTATAGACGTTTTCATCGCAATCCTGACCATAAGTTTTTTCGATATGATTCATCTAGAGATTGTTTTACGGATACACGTACGGGAGAAATTTACACCTACAGAAACATTGATAGACAAGGATATAAGCAGTATCGTATAAGCGATAACAGTAATAAACGGATACTACGTCGAGCGATAGATGCTGATGTATACGATAGATGTCGTGAACGTCGATTATCTACATTTGGGAAAGCACTATATAAACGACGGAAAGAAACGATTGAGCGTAGTTTTGCAGACTCTAAACAAAATCATGGGTATCGGTTTGCACAATATAGAGGAGTAGCCAAGATGCAAGATTATACTTGGTTATCTTGTGCTGCCCAAAATATGAAAAAAATGGCAATTCTACTCACGAGAGATAGCCATTTTTTGAGATATTATTCTTCATTTAGTATTTTAAAATTCAAAATCCAACATATTTTTCAATTTTTAAAAAATATGTTGGATTTTTTATCGCTATTGTCAACAGTCTGAAAAAGGCTTGAAAACATTGATTTCAAGCCTTTTTACTAATGTTGATATACACTTTCTAACTTTTTTGTTATATGATGTTTACACCAATATTGATAAATATACTCTATACGTTCACATATATTTTCGACTGTATATATTTGACACAATATCGGTTCTTCTTGAATAATATATCCTCGTCCTTTAATAGCTTTTGGTATTAGAGTAGATTTCCCAAGCAAATATAAAGCATCTTGCTTTTCCTTTAAATGCAATACTATTTTTGTACGAAACATATTTAATAAAGCCATACGCACATTGTTCATTGTACTTACAGTCATGATAACATATATGGAAAACGCTGCTCCCTCTTTTATCACTTGATATAAACACTCTTCTAATTTTTCACAACTCATAGAACTATCATAATCATCTATAAATATTAAAATAGTCGGATATTTTTTCATATGTTTCATCTTTTTCCGTTGTGTAAATATACTATATATATGTTGTATCATCTGATTTAATTTTTCTTGTTCATCGTAAGATACATACTCTAATACATGTGGTAAATCTAAAAAGGCAGATAAGTGATAATAATCAAAATCTACCATGTATATGTATAACCATTCTGGAGAATGATACATTGTCAAAGATAATATCATTGTCAAAATTGTACTTGTTTTACCATACCCTTTACTTCCAAAAACAATAGTATGGGACTGCTGCCATACATTAAAAAAATATATTTCTTGCTTTTGATAAAATGGTAAATCAATAATACCTAATGGTGCACACATATCTGGCATAGTATGATGTTGTAAAATCGGCATAAGGATGCTTTCTTCTAAAGGTGGTATAAGTACCTTTTGTACTTTTTTAAAAGAACTCATTTTATGTACATATACTATTTCTGAAATGATTGCTTCTAATTGAGTCATTGCTTTTGTTGTCTGTACGGTTGGCAATACATTTATTGATTGCCCTAAATCATCTATTTTATAAATCGTGAGAGCTATATCTTGTTTTGTCATATTTGAACAACCTGTATACCCACTTTGAAAAAGTATCTGACTCTTTTGTCCAATTTTTAAGTATCCTCTTCCTCTCGTTGTAATATAAGC contains:
- the pknB gene encoding Stk1 family PASTA domain-containing Ser/Thr kinase; this translates as MVAVGDVLSQRYKLERFIGSGGTATVYLAKDLILDRQVAVKILRYDFYNDEKTLKRFQREARAVSELVHENIVELYDVDDDGQNRYLVMEHVDGTDLKQYIREHYPLSLVEVVNIMTQVVNAVSVAHHKGIIHRDLKTQNILIRKDGVIKITDFGIAIGLSDTAVTQTNTLVGSIHYLSPEQSRGGSATNQSDIYALGIILYELIMGEVPFNGDSAVSIAMKHFQSPMPSIVENAVQTVPQSLENVLLRATTKNPKYRYPSCTSMLQDLRTCLKLSRQNEKKFIEPSGKPVVKQPSNVSGNVVVKPKTPPSKPTFKPQKKKSKKGFVLFAMLFAALLVIGAGTMFLLANRPKDVQVPEVVGKTEVDATKLLADIGLIVEKVEKEKSDTVKEGMAIKTDPKSNTVVKQNSKVILYVSSGENMETFEDYTNKEYSAIYTELIKKGYIIERKTEASATVKAGYIISQSIQSGTKVTPKGTVVTFTVSSGEITFENYTNQLFETVKGKLVSEGFNVTKEEVHSNTVKEGYIVDQSITAGTKVNPTQTSVKFFVSIGKKEITMPNLYGSSKEFVENQLSDLGVTYILKQEYSENPVGTVIQQSIPAGSVIKEGVEVTITISRGKQNQTTTTETTTETTRRRY
- a CDS encoding methionyl-tRNA formyltransferase, producing the protein MSKKIVFMGTPEFSVPILRALVESEYEVIGVVTQPDRLVGRKKVLTPSPVKREALLHGIDVYQPEKLVGSQELETLLSLDIDLIVTAAYGQFLPSVLLNHPTYRAINVHASLLPKYRGGAPVQYAIMNGETQTGVSIMYMEPKMDAGDILNQKAIDILETDTVETLFDSLSLLGRELLIETLPCLFEDTIQPIKQDESKVIFSPNISREQEKINWHQTATDINRQVRAMNSWPGAYTLLHGERFKIWEAIPVQEQTNEPVGTMINITDTEIFVACGEHTVLSLKVVQPSGKSKMSIADFCRGSGARLEKGDCFEK
- a CDS encoding IS1182 family transposase, which gives rise to MFYKETHPNDEIILNTLSELVPKDHLLRKIDKSIDFNFIYEITSPYYSHTNGRNSLDPVVLFKLVFLKDIYGIKSMRETIKRVETDVAFRWFLNLPFSKPTPHYSTFSQNYIRRFQGTSVFEDIFNTIVHQAISHHLISGTALFTDSTHIKANANKNKFRNAVMETVQERKRDLENEINAEREAIGKKPFSYTDKIISKNIKESTTDKESGYYHRDNKEKGFMYLDHRSVDGKHNFIVDCFITPGNVHDSVPYVSRLTYVMEKFKFDVNCVALDSGYYKKDILKFLEEKKIFSVIGYRRFHRNPDHKFFRYDSSRDCFTDTRTGEIYTYRNIDRQGYKQYRISDNSNKRILRRAIDADVYDRCRERRLSTFGKALYKRRKETIERSFADSKQNHGYRFAQYRGVAKMQDYTWLSCAAQNMKKMAILLTRDSHFLRYYSSFSILKFKIQHIFQFLKNMLDFLSLLSTV
- the rsmB gene encoding 16S rRNA (cytosine(967)-C(5))-methyltransferase RsmB, giving the protein MKILVDVEQNQAYVNLKLDAVLKEVPLSTIDANLLTEIVYGVTQRRLTLDYLLEPYVKKAIPLWLRTILRLSTFQMIFLDKIPAYAILNEASEITKIKAGQSIVNFVNGVLRNIDRNGKERLSHLMMQPRTKEVVSLRTSLPMWLVTYFDTLYGLEETEKIGYSLLEKPYLSVRAYDVDKAINQLSQTFMCEKSPLAPNGIRIHSGHVAQTSLFLQGDITIQDESSMLVALCGALEESDKVLDACAAPGGKTTHIAHFLNKEKGGIVYALDLYEHKIKLIEENAKRLHVDDVVEAMIKDARDVSSFSDNYFDKVFVDAPCSGLGLMRRKPDIKYSKVFDTISSLSAIQEDILESVFPKVAVGGRLIYSTCTVTLEENEKRMAQFLKTHTNFERVPLYDLKLPKECYTEYGEISILPHMFGTDGFYICCLKRIK
- a CDS encoding Stp1/IreP family PP2C-type Ser/Thr phosphatase; the protein is MKIAFQTDVGMKRVINEDAVDVFQNKDGLYLCVLCDGVGGHQSGEVASKTALTYMGDMWKQEKDITMDTISHWLTSRIEEVNELIFNQANRFSDLKGMSTTIVCAIMIDDKLITAHVGDSRVYVYRHGAIKQVTYDHTLVNDLLALGGLNEEEAKNHPMKHVITRAVGNKKTVQIDVTTVTLIDNDGILICSDGLTDMLSDEEIASSFKEYPAVDDRVKGLIQKANVAGGRDNISVLIMKYEEQNERRG
- a CDS encoding FAD-dependent oxidoreductase; amino-acid sequence: MSKIVVVGANHAGTACINTILGNYGDQNEVVVFDQNSNISFLGCGMALWIGKQIAGPEGLFYSDKQKLEAAGAKVYMNSPVESIDFDKKEVHVLINGTEKHVESYEKLILATGSQPIIPPIKGVELVPGTREFKATLENLQFVKLYQNSEEVIEKLKNKDIKRVAVVGAGYIGVELAEAFERLGKEVTLVDVAETCLGGYYDKDFTELMSQNLKDHNIKLAFGQTVQAVEGNGKVERLVTDKETFDVDMVILAVGFRPNTALGNGRLELFRNGAFLVNKSQETSMKDVYAIGDCATVYDNSINDTSYIALATNAVRSGLVAAHNVAGKHLESIGVQGSNGICIYDLKMVSTGLTLEKAKRAGYNAVVTEFSDLQKPEFIEHDNHEVKIKIVYDKDTRVVLGCQMASKEDMSMGIHMFSLAIQEKVTIERLALLDIFFLPHFNKPYNYITMAALTAKD